Proteins encoded together in one Vulcanisaeta thermophila window:
- a CDS encoding pyridoxal-phosphate dependent enzyme, translating to MPFCPRCGYEGPGNRCPRCGFPMLLKPRGPLRIRDDVPNIWRYSSALNFGGRFVTLNEGLTPLRRVGGVLVKDESRNPSGSFMDRGSVVFMSNYGGGGLVMNFQEDFTLSMAMYADALGINVEVYLGIDEPVEYTELLRLLTLGNVRVRFGVGDGVVSYGDPLILDGIKSIAYELYEQLGNFEGVVLPMERGFLSLAIYEGFRELREWGYIDGVPRFVLATHGSVVNNEVINWLVSRGARVVGVDDREITKSVVELSRYGIYAKPISATAYAVGKSLARDYVVLITGSGLREFRRNWRFGGLTALQRRILSVMPSGARLTAYEVWQRLGGSHSVQGVYKALDSLVRRGLVRVDYEVRGGRKVRVYLLSNNYK from the coding sequence GTGCCCTTCTGCCCCAGGTGTGGCTATGAGGGCCCAGGGAATAGGTGCCCCAGGTGTGGATTCCCGATGCTACTTAAGCCCAGGGGGCCGCTTAGGATTAGGGATGACGTGCCCAATATCTGGAGGTACTCCTCAGCCCTGAATTTTGGTGGGCGCTTTGTGACCCTTAACGAGGGGTTGACCCCACTGAGGAGGGTTGGTGGTGTTTTGGTTAAGGATGAGTCCAGGAACCCCAGTGGCTCTTTCATGGATAGGGGCTCCGTGGTCTTCATGAGTAATTACGGCGGTGGTGGGTTAGTTATGAATTTCCAGGAGGACTTCACGCTATCCATGGCCATGTACGCGGACGCCCTGGGTATTAATGTCGAGGTTTACCTGGGGATTGACGAGCCCGTGGAGTACACGGAGCTCCTTAGGTTGCTTACCCTGGGTAATGTGAGGGTTCGCTTTGGTGTTGGTGATGGTGTTGTTTCTTACGGTGACCCCCTGATACTCGATGGTATTAAGTCCATCGCCTACGAACTCTACGAACAACTGGGTAACTTTGAGGGTGTTGTTCTACCCATGGAGAGAGGTTTCCTGTCCCTGGCCATTTACGAGGGCTTTAGGGAGTTGAGGGAGTGGGGTTATATCGATGGGGTTCCTAGGTTTGTGCTTGCAACTCACGGCTCGGTGGTTAATAATGAGGTTATTAATTGGTTGGTGAGTAGGGGTGCCAGGGTGGTGGGTGTTGATGATCGTGAGATCACCAAGTCAGTGGTGGAGCTCTCGAGGTATGGAATATACGCGAAGCCCATATCGGCGACAGCCTACGCTGTGGGTAAGTCGTTGGCTAGGGACTACGTGGTTTTGATAACGGGTTCTGGGCTTAGGGAGTTTAGGCGTAATTGGAGGTTTGGTGGGTTAACGGCGCTGCAGAGGAGGATTTTGTCGGTCATGCCCAGTGGGGCTCGGTTAACTGCCTATGAGGTTTGGCAGAGGCTTGGTGGTTCCCACAGTGTTCAGGGTGTTTATAAGGCGTTGGACTCCCTGGTTAGGAGGGGGTTGGTTCGTGTGGATTATGAGGTTAGGGGTGGTAGGAAGGTTAGGGTTTATTTGTTAAGCAATAATTATAAATAA
- a CDS encoding CBS domain-containing protein has translation MERLPATYTAVLNALVDIYVSTKKAVKSKDIADRLGINEGTVRNVMVALKAMGYIESKTGPYGGYIPTQKALEYIKMPGTSMFAFDVAPVFINKLQSNIYVTGIELLDIINPFTNRALVRVLGDLRNVKIGDSIRIGPTVNSRVIIEGVITEKNEGLKELVVVINKLIAIPKVKVEEVMSRNIITIEQDAPLTEAARIFSSKKIRALPVVDGEGRIVGLITTSEVAKAFYEGDLKARVSEYMRRDVPMIDKDSDIYDAMRSMLINKIGRLIVTSGGKPVGIITRTDILHYLASVD, from the coding sequence ATGGAGCGTTTACCCGCCACATACACGGCGGTGCTGAATGCCCTGGTGGACATTTACGTGAGCACTAAGAAGGCCGTTAAGTCTAAGGACATTGCCGATAGGCTTGGTATTAATGAGGGGACCGTGAGGAATGTAATGGTTGCCCTAAAGGCCATGGGTTACATAGAGTCTAAGACGGGCCCGTATGGTGGTTACATACCCACTCAGAAGGCCCTGGAGTACATTAAGATGCCTGGTACGTCCATGTTCGCCTTCGATGTGGCCCCGGTCTTCATTAATAAGCTTCAGTCCAACATATACGTTACGGGTATTGAGCTCCTGGACATTATTAACCCATTCACCAACAGGGCATTGGTCCGTGTCCTCGGGGATCTTAGGAATGTTAAGATTGGGGATAGTATTAGGATTGGGCCCACTGTGAATAGTAGGGTTATTATTGAGGGTGTGATTACTGAGAAGAATGAGGGGCTTAAGGAGTTGGTCGTGGTCATTAACAAGTTGATTGCAATACCCAAGGTTAAGGTTGAGGAGGTTATGAGCAGGAACATCATAACCATAGAGCAGGACGCCCCATTAACCGAGGCAGCCAGGATATTTAGTAGTAAGAAGATTAGGGCGTTGCCCGTGGTTGATGGTGAGGGTAGGATTGTGGGCTTAATAACAACTAGCGAGGTTGCCAAGGCGTTTTATGAGGGTGATTTAAAGGCGAGGGTTTCTGAATACATGAGGAGAGATGTGCCTATGATTGACAAGGATAGTGATATTTACGATGCCATGAGGTCCATGCTCATTAATAAGATTGGCAGGTTAATAGTAACCAGTGGTGGGAAGCCCGTGGGCATAATAACAAGGACAGACATACTGCACTACCTGGCGTCGGTGGATTGA
- the endA gene encoding tRNA-intron lyase yields MTMAFKGYLVGNAVVIPSIEDSRKLYSMGFYGKFLGRDKVRINEVNSVNTPLILSIVEALYLVDKGLLRVFTTDGKPLGRDDLVMVGRESIANFDNVYAIYRELRDGGFIIKSGLKFGSLFAVYEKGPGIDHAPVLLHFVEPRRAVTALDITRAARLSHSVNKRFVMATYNEADGRIHYVAFEWWVP; encoded by the coding sequence ATGACCATGGCGTTCAAGGGCTACCTAGTGGGTAATGCCGTGGTTATACCGTCAATTGAGGACTCCAGGAAACTATACTCCATGGGGTTTTATGGGAAGTTCCTGGGTAGGGATAAGGTTAGGATTAACGAGGTCAACAGCGTAAACACGCCCCTAATACTATCCATTGTGGAGGCCCTGTACCTAGTGGATAAGGGCTTACTGAGGGTCTTCACGACAGACGGCAAGCCCCTGGGTAGGGATGACCTGGTTATGGTTGGTAGGGAGAGTATTGCCAATTTTGACAATGTATACGCAATATATAGGGAGTTGAGGGATGGCGGGTTCATAATAAAGAGCGGGCTTAAGTTCGGCTCCCTATTCGCGGTTTACGAGAAGGGCCCGGGTATTGACCACGCACCCGTGCTCCTCCACTTCGTGGAGCCCAGGAGGGCCGTGACCGCCCTGGACATAACCAGAGCCGCCAGGCTTAGCCACAGTGTTAATAAGAGGTTTGTGATGGCCACTTACAATGAGGCTGATGGGAGGATTCACTACGTGGCCTTTGAGTGGTGGGTTCCCTAA
- a CDS encoding purine-nucleoside phosphorylase produces MPRNAPTDPIHLRVNPGDVSDRVVIVGDPDRARLLSSMLRGSRLVNENRGFITYTGEYDGVGITVATHGIGAPSASIVIEELISMGARVIIRLGTVGSLRRDVGIGDVVVPTGSAYNYGGIYTQYLGPHICYPAVPSPEVTMELLRQLEGIGLRVFVGPVYSSDAFYAEEDLVSVLGSRGFLGVEMETAILFILGMLRGVKTGAVLVVSNNLTEGRGGRFLTAQELGPVMERVGQAVFKALASIK; encoded by the coding sequence ATGCCCAGGAACGCACCAACGGATCCAATACACCTGAGGGTCAACCCTGGCGATGTTAGTGACAGGGTTGTTATAGTTGGTGACCCAGATAGGGCCAGGTTGCTGAGCTCCATGCTTAGGGGCTCGAGGCTTGTTAATGAGAATAGGGGCTTCATAACATACACCGGCGAGTACGATGGTGTTGGGATCACGGTGGCCACCCACGGCATTGGAGCCCCATCCGCGTCCATAGTCATTGAGGAGTTAATAAGCATGGGCGCCAGGGTAATAATTAGGCTGGGCACTGTGGGTTCCCTGAGGAGGGACGTGGGCATTGGCGATGTGGTGGTGCCCACGGGCTCTGCCTATAACTACGGAGGAATATACACGCAGTACCTCGGGCCCCACATTTGCTACCCAGCGGTCCCAAGCCCGGAGGTGACCATGGAATTACTCAGGCAATTGGAGGGTATTGGGTTGAGGGTTTTTGTGGGCCCTGTCTACAGTAGTGATGCATTCTATGCGGAGGAGGACCTAGTGAGCGTCCTGGGCTCCAGGGGCTTCCTGGGGGTTGAGATGGAAACGGCCATATTATTCATCCTGGGCATGCTCAGGGGCGTTAAAACAGGTGCCGTGCTCGTGGTTAGTAACAACCTCACTGAGGGTAGGGGTGGGAGGTTCCTAACGGCACAGGAGTTGGGACCTGTTATGGAGAGGGTTGGTCAGGCCGTGTTTAAGGCCCTGGCATCAATTAAGTAG
- a CDS encoding DUF711 family protein: MIVRAVTLFYPVQDGHVNPEELRGELTRLKNVAQRVSAKYGVEIRTLRVTLPFLEDSWSEELITSVGSVARKLGFIHSSINVGPMNRRSLDWLVRVFMGSGSYMSIWVGDFRELFNEMVDLYVGILRRLVELNQWAESRRVAALIGEPILTPYYPDSINIGNRHGVALSLLYPRDLLGGGDLVRVMEGVFRTAERLGREIAEELNVDYLGIDTSLSPWGEESVVEVIEDRFHIRFGEPGTLSAIHSINKAIWEASKSIVSTGFNEVMLPVAEDEKLKDRVREGLVTMGKLIQYTTTCVAGIDMVPINTQYISAIRGIVEDLHVITTIKRRTMGMRIIPTPDQGETNLGDFGKTPVITPNS; the protein is encoded by the coding sequence ATGATTGTGAGAGCAGTAACCCTATTCTACCCGGTGCAGGACGGTCATGTAAACCCCGAGGAGTTAAGGGGTGAATTAACAAGGCTTAAGAACGTGGCCCAGAGGGTCTCTGCAAAGTACGGTGTTGAGATTAGGACCTTGAGGGTCACCCTGCCATTCCTGGAGGATTCGTGGAGTGAGGAGTTAATAACAAGCGTGGGTAGTGTGGCTCGTAAACTGGGTTTCATTCATTCATCAATAAACGTGGGGCCCATGAATAGGCGAAGCCTTGATTGGTTGGTTAGGGTTTTCATGGGGAGTGGGTCTTACATGAGCATTTGGGTTGGGGATTTCAGGGAATTATTCAATGAGATGGTTGATCTGTACGTGGGCATCCTCAGGAGGCTCGTGGAGCTTAACCAATGGGCTGAGTCCAGGAGGGTCGCCGCCCTCATTGGCGAGCCCATACTAACGCCCTACTACCCCGACTCCATAAACATAGGCAATAGGCATGGTGTGGCCCTATCGCTCCTATACCCGAGGGATTTACTGGGTGGTGGGGATTTGGTGAGGGTTATGGAGGGGGTTTTTAGGACCGCGGAGAGGTTGGGTAGGGAGATTGCCGAGGAATTGAACGTGGATTACCTAGGCATAGACACGTCACTATCACCATGGGGTGAGGAATCAGTGGTGGAGGTCATTGAAGACAGGTTCCACATTAGGTTTGGTGAGCCAGGAACGCTGAGTGCCATTCACAGCATTAATAAGGCCATTTGGGAGGCCTCCAAATCCATAGTGTCCACAGGCTTCAATGAGGTAATGCTCCCCGTGGCCGAGGATGAGAAACTGAAGGACAGAGTCAGGGAGGGCCTGGTGACCATGGGCAAATTAATACAATACACAACAACCTGCGTGGCAGGCATCGACATGGTACCCATAAACACCCAATACATAAGCGCCATAAGGGGCATTGTGGAGGACCTACACGTAATAACCACCATCAAGAGGAGGACCATGGGCATGAGGATAATACCCACACCAGACCAGGGGGAAACAAACCTAGGGGACTTTGGCAAAACCCCCGTAATAACACCAAACTCATAA
- a CDS encoding iron-sulfur cluster loop, with amino-acid sequence MVGCSVAIPASVNINKVFEVARALRGLTLRRHDAYDRRFYPPRDMDLETVVNYYMAMVAIDHRTNIGDTPFTREFSDGRYTGSDLLWRLGIEMLNRDPGFFSPGRLSRIDPLIVRDWLVGDYGPIWDYGVRAYLLRDLGIKVLRFLGTSVKILGMGVDEIINLLSNITAYEDPVRKKAYLLIKFLTARGLLKPDPGELRLPIDNHLTRITYRLGMVSLDQRVLDLVRNGVEVGRELDAILRLTVRDSWDAVIRLGKLDPVALDDFLWSLGRTVCLRDKPNCDKCPLKNVCEAHARGTFINEHTHNITYYY; translated from the coding sequence GTGGTTGGATGTAGCGTGGCCATACCAGCCTCAGTGAATATTAACAAGGTTTTTGAGGTGGCCAGGGCACTGAGGGGATTAACCCTAAGGAGGCATGACGCATACGACAGGAGGTTCTACCCGCCCAGGGATATGGACCTGGAGACCGTGGTTAATTACTACATGGCCATGGTAGCCATAGACCACAGGACAAACATCGGGGATACACCATTCACTAGGGAGTTCAGTGACGGTAGGTACACGGGCTCAGACCTACTGTGGAGGCTTGGCATTGAGATGCTCAATAGGGACCCGGGCTTCTTCAGCCCAGGGAGGCTCTCCAGGATTGACCCATTAATCGTTAGGGATTGGCTCGTGGGTGATTACGGGCCCATCTGGGATTACGGGGTCAGGGCTTACCTCCTCAGGGACCTTGGGATTAAGGTTCTGAGGTTCCTGGGTACCTCCGTGAAGATCCTGGGCATGGGCGTTGACGAAATCATTAACCTACTATCAAACATAACGGCCTATGAGGACCCCGTGAGGAAGAAGGCATACCTACTCATTAAGTTCCTCACCGCAAGGGGGTTGCTGAAGCCAGACCCTGGGGAGTTGAGGCTACCCATTGACAACCACCTCACCAGGATAACGTATAGGCTGGGTATGGTTTCACTGGACCAGAGGGTCCTGGACCTGGTTAGGAATGGTGTGGAGGTGGGTAGGGAGTTAGACGCAATACTTAGGCTAACCGTTAGGGATTCCTGGGATGCCGTGATAAGGCTTGGTAAACTGGACCCAGTGGCCCTGGACGACTTCCTATGGAGCCTGGGCAGGACTGTTTGCCTCAGGGATAAACCCAACTGCGATAAATGCCCCCTGAAAAACGTGTGCGAGGCCCACGCAAGGGGTACCTTCATAAATGAGCACACCCACAACATAACGTACTACTACTAA
- a CDS encoding 30S ribosomal protein S14, producing MAKIKPPKERRFGKGAIRCQRCGTHEAVIRKYGLYLCRRCFREVAPQLGFRKYY from the coding sequence ATGGCTAAGATAAAGCCACCCAAGGAGCGGAGGTTCGGTAAGGGAGCCATTAGATGCCAGAGATGTGGTACCCATGAGGCTGTGATTAGGAAGTACGGGCTTTACCTATGCCGTAGGTGCTTCAGGGAGGTGGCACCTCAACTGGGCTTTAGGAAGTACTACTGA
- a CDS encoding 2-hydroxyacid dehydrogenase: MKTVLSTVNLPERAREALRGLANLVEWPSLNESERLDVLRRTHVLLCWCTREFRLEEWVRYMESLELIQTFSAGVDHLPFNVIPSNVRIHSNAGAYSVPVAEHAWALIMALAKGLHRITLDAREYLNGEFTSPRRISGATLLVLGTGGIGGEVARIGKVAFNTYNIGINRSGHPAPYFDETYPMESLTQVIPRADIVVLALPLNKYTRGLVTERELRLLKRNAIMVNVGRGDVVREEDLYRVLRERRDVRFGTDVWWVHGDREEIPPRIPLTELPNFLGTPHVAGGAQRDVAEYAMVRAVENVVRYLRGEEPLNRVDRSDYV; this comes from the coding sequence ATGAAGACCGTACTTAGCACCGTAAACCTACCCGAGAGAGCCAGGGAGGCGCTCAGGGGGTTAGCAAACCTCGTGGAGTGGCCAAGCTTAAACGAGAGCGAGAGGTTGGATGTTCTCAGGAGGACCCACGTACTCCTTTGCTGGTGCACCAGGGAGTTTAGGCTTGAGGAGTGGGTTAGGTACATGGAGTCCCTGGAGTTGATACAAACATTCTCCGCGGGTGTTGACCACCTACCCTTCAACGTAATACCAAGTAACGTGAGGATACACAGCAATGCCGGAGCTTACTCAGTGCCTGTGGCTGAGCATGCGTGGGCCCTGATAATGGCGCTGGCCAAGGGGCTGCATAGAATTACCCTGGACGCCAGGGAGTACCTAAATGGCGAGTTCACAAGCCCCAGGAGGATAAGCGGAGCCACACTACTGGTCCTGGGCACCGGTGGGATTGGTGGTGAGGTGGCCAGGATTGGTAAGGTGGCCTTTAACACGTACAACATAGGCATTAATAGGTCTGGCCACCCAGCGCCCTACTTCGACGAGACGTACCCCATGGAGTCCCTGACCCAGGTAATACCCAGGGCTGACATCGTGGTCCTGGCACTCCCCCTGAATAAGTACACGAGGGGCTTGGTAACGGAGAGGGAGCTGAGGCTCCTAAAGAGGAACGCAATCATGGTTAATGTGGGTCGTGGGGACGTGGTTAGGGAGGAGGACTTATACAGGGTTCTTAGGGAGAGGAGAGACGTTAGGTTTGGCACGGATGTTTGGTGGGTTCATGGGGACCGTGAGGAAATACCACCAAGAATCCCATTAACCGAGCTGCCCAACTTCCTGGGGACACCCCACGTTGCCGGTGGTGCTCAGAGAGATGTGGCTGAGTACGCCATGGTGAGGGCTGTGGAGAATGTGGTTAGGTATCTCAGGGGTGAGGAGCCGCTAAATAGGGTTGATAGGAGTGACTATGTATGA
- a CDS encoding DUF4346 domain-containing protein: protein MRFNYRVFNEESNIAIATLWTPTDQVIRALGDLVSKVCIIGNLYTPVGINHLLATLARYNRIDTLIIFGADINNVGELLIRFFRDGEVERLLIPRDVAEVVRSTVRVIDLRGAFRAGDYQSLINAVIRSYGSVRKPVRKSVVVNVEETPNKFNTPLMGAFIYENDAHRAWVKLVDLVLNFGFDGNNDGFREFLSPVITIDSRGREHPFRKLSKEAESTWFSRVKGLGDLLLGELRVNPRSLSAFIHNSDYLVQGIISGDYYNQFVYLRSLDVLNEWCREAQRWWFLGKYVVDSLNREFNAWYSMGFLTIVPLTARIAMKDLARAEDFVRRNALVFREFVEDPRGNFVITREGDSVVVEHRLPTTHELHSRFVFHSLEEAYNELKNSNYFTLQSHAMYLGKELARAFLTREYEQDKI from the coding sequence GTGAGGTTTAATTACAGGGTTTTCAATGAGGAGTCCAACATAGCCATAGCCACGCTATGGACCCCCACGGACCAGGTAATCAGGGCGCTTGGGGACTTGGTGAGTAAGGTGTGTATCATTGGTAATCTATACACGCCCGTGGGCATAAACCACCTCCTGGCCACCCTGGCCAGGTACAACAGGATTGACACGTTGATAATCTTCGGCGCGGACATTAACAATGTGGGTGAGCTCCTCATTAGGTTCTTTAGGGATGGTGAGGTGGAGAGGCTCTTGATACCCAGGGATGTGGCTGAGGTTGTTAGGTCAACGGTTAGGGTCATTGACCTAAGGGGTGCGTTCAGGGCTGGTGATTACCAGTCCCTCATAAACGCTGTGATAAGGAGCTACGGCTCAGTTCGTAAGCCCGTTAGGAAATCCGTAGTGGTCAATGTGGAGGAGACACCCAATAAATTTAATACGCCCTTAATGGGCGCGTTTATTTATGAGAACGACGCCCACAGGGCCTGGGTTAAGCTCGTGGATTTAGTGCTGAACTTCGGCTTTGATGGTAATAATGACGGCTTTAGGGAGTTCCTAAGCCCAGTGATCACAATAGACTCCAGGGGTAGGGAGCACCCCTTCAGGAAATTGAGTAAGGAGGCTGAAAGCACATGGTTTAGTAGGGTTAAGGGACTAGGTGACTTACTGCTTGGGGAGCTTAGGGTCAACCCCAGGTCACTATCTGCGTTCATCCACAACAGTGATTACCTGGTTCAGGGAATCATAAGCGGTGATTACTACAATCAATTTGTTTACCTTAGGAGCCTCGACGTCCTCAATGAGTGGTGTAGGGAGGCACAGAGGTGGTGGTTCCTGGGGAAGTACGTGGTGGATTCACTAAACAGGGAATTCAATGCCTGGTACTCCATGGGCTTCCTAACCATAGTACCCCTGACCGCGAGAATAGCCATGAAGGACTTGGCCAGGGCTGAGGACTTCGTTAGGAGGAACGCATTAGTGTTTAGGGAGTTCGTTGAGGATCCAAGGGGCAACTTCGTAATAACCAGGGAGGGAGACTCCGTGGTTGTTGAGCACAGACTCCCCACCACCCACGAACTACACAGTAGGTTCGTATTCCACTCACTGGAGGAGGCTTATAACGAGTTGAAGAATAGCAATTACTTCACACTGCAATCCCACGCAATGTACCTGGGAAAGGAGCTTGCCAGGGCATTCCTAACCAGGGAGTATGAACAGGACAAAATATAA
- a CDS encoding peptidase M50 — MGSYWGYRPYLRPYTHEVRDIILSLIVMTIAFAELYRVLMNPLGLLVMFVAVVTGFLGHELMHRQVARRLGYIAYFRAWYIGLLLALVTSFIGFIIALPGATVIGPKVWGYGTRDDELKIALAGPATNIVFAVLFLIPALLIHGFISTYLFLIYGVNAWLGLFNLLPIALPGIYVDGFRIFRNNVKVWAAAFAIAVVIFIVGILLGVVL, encoded by the coding sequence ATGGGTAGTTACTGGGGTTATAGGCCGTACCTCAGGCCCTACACCCATGAGGTTAGGGACATCATCTTATCACTCATTGTAATGACCATAGCCTTCGCAGAGCTATACAGGGTATTGATGAACCCCCTGGGTTTATTGGTCATGTTCGTGGCCGTGGTCACGGGCTTCCTTGGGCATGAATTGATGCATAGGCAGGTGGCCAGGAGGCTTGGTTACATAGCCTACTTCAGGGCCTGGTACATAGGGCTTTTACTGGCCCTGGTGACCTCATTCATAGGCTTCATTATAGCGTTGCCTGGGGCTACGGTGATCGGGCCCAAGGTTTGGGGCTATGGGACCAGGGATGATGAGTTGAAGATAGCCCTTGCGGGGCCCGCCACAAACATAGTATTCGCAGTGCTATTCCTAATACCAGCCCTGCTAATACATGGATTCATATCCACATACCTATTCCTGATCTACGGGGTCAACGCATGGCTCGGGCTATTCAACCTACTACCCATCGCATTACCCGGTATTTACGTAGATGGATTCAGAATCTTCAGAAACAACGTTAAGGTTTGGGCCGCGGCCTTTGCAATAGCAGTCGTCATATTCATCGTGGGCATATTACTCGGTGTCGTATTATAA
- a CDS encoding dihydroorotate dehydrogenase — protein sequence MNPLNYLPPDLTHDMAHIIIRSGVIKLPRVQVSLPVVLNGHVFTNPLGLGAGIDKDAFLTGNLLNLGMGFITIGSVTLRPRQGNPRPRVVKYPGLRAMVNAMGLPSRGFMDVMGRVRELMPRAREHGVNLVLSLAGFSIEEFMLMIPRAVGMGLGIIEINVSSPTYKGSWVKDRDQLSALFREVEGFDALFFIKVPLGLDVDDYRWFVNEASRRGFGLTLCNTLIVKEPRISVGYGGLSGAPIYPLVRALIRKVRSWGFRGPIIGVGGVFDAWQVLDLVRVGANLVGVVTAFAYNGPWAILRLLRGLRVLVKLKRDHIAPGPNG from the coding sequence ATGAATCCACTTAATTACCTACCGCCGGACCTAACGCACGACATGGCTCACATCATAATCAGGAGTGGCGTGATTAAACTACCCAGGGTTCAGGTGAGCCTCCCAGTGGTACTTAATGGGCACGTGTTCACGAACCCCCTGGGCCTCGGTGCCGGTATTGACAAGGATGCGTTCCTAACAGGGAACCTACTTAACCTGGGCATGGGCTTCATAACCATAGGCTCCGTAACCCTACGACCAAGGCAGGGGAACCCAAGGCCGAGGGTTGTTAAGTACCCGGGGCTTAGGGCCATGGTAAACGCCATGGGGTTACCCTCAAGGGGCTTCATGGACGTGATGGGTAGGGTTAGGGAGTTAATGCCCAGGGCCCGGGAGCATGGGGTTAACCTGGTACTGAGTTTAGCTGGTTTTTCCATTGAGGAGTTCATGCTCATGATCCCCAGGGCCGTGGGCATGGGTCTAGGGATAATTGAGATTAACGTGAGCAGCCCCACGTATAAGGGTTCCTGGGTTAAGGACAGGGATCAATTAAGTGCCCTGTTTAGGGAGGTTGAGGGTTTCGATGCGTTGTTCTTCATAAAGGTCCCCCTGGGCCTTGATGTTGATGATTACAGGTGGTTTGTCAATGAGGCCTCCAGGAGGGGCTTTGGGCTGACCCTATGCAATACATTGATTGTTAAGGAGCCGAGGATATCCGTGGGCTACGGCGGACTAAGCGGCGCACCCATCTACCCACTGGTTAGGGCGTTAATTAGGAAAGTTAGGTCCTGGGGCTTCAGGGGGCCCATTATTGGGGTTGGTGGCGTTTTCGATGCGTGGCAAGTCCTTGATCTGGTACGGGTTGGGGCTAACTTAGTGGGTGTGGTTACGGCGTTTGCCTACAACGGTCCCTGGGCCATACTCAGGCTGCTACGTGGGTTAAGGGTGTTAGTTAAGTTAAAAAGGGACCACATCGCCCCTGGACCTAATGGGTAG
- the pyrE gene encoding orotate phosphoribosyltransferase, which yields MDALFRRLFEVGAVRFGRFKLTSGLESPFYIDMRVTISYPDIYREVVSRFVDLLRGLDFDKVAGIETAGIPWASMIAYAMGKGLVYVRKSQKGHGASRLVEGDLRVGDRVVVVDDVVTTGSSIANAINVLRGQGANVVLALAFIDREQGGAKAIEKLGVRFRAVFRVTELFNSLLELGLISRDTYEEVMRYISGGVNEST from the coding sequence ATGGATGCGTTGTTCAGGAGGTTGTTTGAGGTTGGTGCGGTGAGGTTTGGGAGGTTTAAGCTAACCAGTGGTCTTGAGAGTCCGTTTTACATTGACATGAGGGTTACGATTTCATACCCAGACATATACAGGGAGGTTGTTAGTAGGTTTGTTGACCTTCTTCGTGGTTTGGATTTCGATAAGGTTGCTGGTATTGAGACCGCGGGTATACCCTGGGCCTCCATGATAGCCTACGCCATGGGTAAGGGCCTGGTCTACGTTAGGAAGTCCCAGAAGGGTCACGGGGCATCTAGGCTCGTTGAGGGTGATTTGAGGGTTGGTGATAGGGTTGTGGTTGTGGATGATGTGGTCACCACAGGAAGCTCAATTGCGAATGCAATAAATGTTCTGAGGGGCCAGGGCGCCAATGTGGTGCTAGCCCTGGCATTCATAGATAGGGAGCAGGGTGGTGCCAAGGCCATTGAGAAACTTGGGGTTAGGTTTAGGGCCGTGTTTAGGGTCACCGAGTTATTCAACTCACTGCTTGAGCTTGGGTTAATTAGTAGGGATACGTATGAGGAGGTCATGAGGTACATTAGCGGTGGCGTCAATGAATCCACTTAA
- the pyrI gene encoding aspartate carbamoyltransferase regulatory subunit: MNKAGGRELIISKIKDGVVIDHIPAGRALMVLRILGITGREGFRVALVMNVDSRKLGTKDIVKIEGRELTRDELNMIALVAPTATINIIRNYEVVSKFKVQVPGVIEGLIKCKNPRCITNQPREPVRTRFRVISREPLKLVCDYCGTIHELNDLSLLPGQQSLA; encoded by the coding sequence ATGAATAAGGCCGGTGGTAGGGAATTGATAATTAGCAAGATTAAGGATGGCGTGGTCATAGACCACATACCCGCGGGTAGGGCATTAATGGTTCTAAGGATCCTTGGCATAACGGGTCGTGAAGGGTTTAGGGTGGCCCTGGTGATGAATGTGGATAGTAGGAAACTGGGCACCAAGGACATTGTTAAGATTGAGGGTAGGGAATTGACAAGGGACGAATTAAACATGATAGCGCTCGTGGCGCCAACGGCAACAATAAACATAATCAGGAATTACGAGGTAGTGAGTAAGTTCAAGGTACAGGTGCCAGGGGTTATTGAGGGATTAATAAAGTGCAAAAATCCCAGGTGTATAACGAACCAGCCCAGGGAGCCCGTGAGGACCAGGTTCAGGGTTATTTCCAGGGAGCCCCTAAAGCTGGTCTGTGATTACTGTGGGACAATCCATGAACTCAACGACCTATCATTACTCCCAGGGCAGCAAAGCCTGGCTTAA